Proteins from a single region of Pseudomonas quebecensis:
- a CDS encoding LysR family transcriptional regulator has product MPLKNLELFLLIIEKGGLSAAGRELGLSPASVSERLVQLERFYGASLLNRTTRAIHLTDEGRVLAEGARRLLDQAEALHSSIRLGTRTVSGLIRLSAPQDLGRQHLEPVLTDFMQAHPQVSIDLHLSDGYVDPVGQGIDFAVRYGALADSSLHAKPLGENRRVVCAAPAYLERHGTPLEPADLAGHECLVMRFGINLAHEWTFTRQGHTQRILVRGRRVANDGALVRQWCLDGHGLCLKSVWDVRADLDAGRLVEVFPDYDLGRTALNIIYPTNRALPRRVSLLMECIAARLSADRAR; this is encoded by the coding sequence ATGCCGTTGAAAAATCTTGAGCTGTTTTTGCTGATTATCGAGAAAGGTGGGCTGTCGGCGGCCGGGCGCGAACTGGGGTTGTCACCGGCCTCGGTGTCCGAGCGGCTGGTGCAATTGGAGCGTTTCTACGGCGCCAGCCTGCTCAACCGCACTACCCGCGCCATTCACCTGACCGACGAAGGCCGCGTGCTGGCCGAAGGCGCACGGCGCCTGCTGGATCAGGCCGAGGCGTTGCACAGCAGTATTCGCCTGGGCACTCGGACCGTTTCCGGGTTGATCCGCCTCAGTGCGCCGCAGGACCTGGGGCGCCAGCACCTTGAACCGGTCCTCACAGACTTCATGCAGGCGCATCCGCAGGTCAGCATCGACCTGCACCTCAGTGACGGCTACGTCGACCCCGTCGGCCAGGGCATCGACTTTGCCGTGCGCTACGGCGCCCTGGCCGACAGCAGCCTGCATGCCAAACCCCTGGGCGAGAACCGCCGCGTTGTGTGCGCCGCACCCGCTTACCTGGAGCGCCATGGCACGCCGTTGGAGCCGGCAGATCTGGCTGGGCACGAATGCCTGGTGATGCGCTTTGGCATCAACCTGGCGCACGAGTGGACCTTTACCCGGCAAGGGCACACCCAGCGCATCCTGGTGCGCGGCCGGCGCGTCGCGAATGACGGTGCGCTGGTGCGCCAGTGGTGCCTGGACGGCCACGGCCTGTGCCTTAAATCCGTGTGGGACGTGCGTGCCGACCTGGACGCCGGACGGCTGGTGGAAGTGTTCCCGGACTACGACCTCGGGCGCACGGCCCTGAACATCATCTACCCCACCAATCGTGCCCTGCCGCGCCGGGTCAGCCTCTTGATGGAATGCATCGCGGCGCGGCTATCCGCCGACCGCGCCAGGTGA
- the mexE gene encoding multidrug efflux RND transporter periplasmic adaptor subunit MexE: MEQSLNPLRLPLAILAMVVMSACGKTPEQAAAMPAAKVSVAKVLEQPVNEWDEFTGRLEAPETVQIRPRVSGQIDQVAFTEGALVKKGDLLFQIDPRPFQAEVRRLEAQLQQTKAAATRSENEAQRGERLRQSNAISAELADSRTTAAQEARAAVAGIQAQLDLAKLNLSFTRVTSPISGRVSRAEITAGNLVTADVTALTSVVSTDKVYAYFDADERVYLKYTELARQGRRGATTPVYLGLSNETGNPHLGQMNFIDNQVNPATGTIRGRAVFDNSKGEYTPGLYARLKLVGSGTYSAVLINDEAVGTDLGKKFVLVMEGDKPAYRAVELGPKIEGLRIVRNGLSKDDTIIVKGLQRVRPGAPVTPETIPMASKETLAALAQQRQALEASNLEQVAPEKTAPKLASVATPRG; the protein is encoded by the coding sequence ATGGAACAGTCACTCAACCCTTTGCGCTTGCCCCTGGCGATTCTGGCCATGGTGGTGATGAGCGCGTGCGGTAAAACCCCGGAACAAGCGGCCGCCATGCCGGCGGCGAAAGTCAGCGTAGCCAAGGTGCTGGAGCAACCGGTCAACGAGTGGGACGAGTTCACCGGACGCCTCGAAGCGCCGGAAACCGTACAGATTCGTCCACGGGTTTCCGGCCAGATTGACCAAGTCGCTTTCACCGAAGGCGCTTTGGTCAAGAAAGGCGACCTGCTGTTCCAGATCGACCCACGCCCATTCCAGGCCGAAGTACGCCGCCTTGAAGCGCAACTGCAACAAACCAAGGCCGCGGCCACCCGCAGCGAAAACGAAGCCCAGCGCGGCGAGCGTCTGCGCCAGAGCAATGCGATCTCCGCCGAACTGGCCGACTCGCGTACCACCGCCGCCCAGGAAGCCCGCGCCGCCGTCGCCGGGATCCAGGCGCAGTTGGACCTGGCCAAACTGAACCTGAGTTTTACCCGTGTGACCTCGCCGATCAGCGGCCGCGTCAGCCGTGCCGAAATCACCGCCGGCAACCTGGTCACCGCCGACGTCACCGCGCTGACCAGCGTGGTTTCCACCGACAAGGTCTACGCCTACTTCGACGCCGACGAACGCGTGTACCTCAAGTACACCGAACTGGCACGCCAGGGCCGTCGCGGTGCCACGACCCCGGTGTACCTGGGCCTGTCGAATGAAACCGGCAACCCGCACCTGGGCCAGATGAATTTCATCGACAACCAGGTCAACCCCGCCACCGGCACCATCCGTGGGCGCGCCGTGTTCGACAACAGCAAGGGCGAATACACCCCCGGCCTGTATGCACGCCTGAAGCTGGTGGGCAGCGGTACCTACTCCGCCGTGCTGATCAACGACGAAGCGGTCGGCACCGACCTGGGCAAAAAATTCGTGCTGGTGATGGAAGGCGACAAGCCGGCTTATCGCGCGGTTGAGCTGGGGCCGAAGATCGAAGGTTTGCGCATCGTGCGCAACGGCCTGAGTAAGGACGACACCATTATCGTCAAGGGCCTGCAACGCGTGCGCCCAGGTGCACCGGTCACCCCGGAAACCATTCCGATGGCCAGCAAGGAAACCCTCGCCGCCTTGGCCCAACAACGACAAGCGCTGGAAGCCAGCAACCTTGAGCAAGTGGCGCCGGAAAAAACCGCGCCCAAGCTCGCCAGTGTTGCGACTCCACGCGGTTAA